DNA from Rubripirellula lacrimiformis:
ACAATTCGGTCCCAGGTTTGACCAGTTGCAGTCGCCGACTTTTGGGAGCCACCAACTTGATGGTCGCTGTGGGCGAAAGCAGCAAGCTGTTCATCGCCTTTTCGCAGCCGATCTGCAGACTGGCTGCCGTCCGACTGGATTGACGCGGATCAAAACCAAACTGATTCGTGAATGCGTCGGCCGCCAAGTCCACCAACCGGTGCAACCACGGCAACGACCCTTGGTGCCAGTGTCCGGCGGTCGCCAATTGGTGCAAGCGAACCGAATCCCGACGCATGACAGCCACTTCCAATGATTGCCCGGACACACCGACAAACAGCACCGTTTGTTCTTTTTGGGCATCGCCCAGGTCCAGGGATCGATCGGCAAACCCGCCCGGCAAAGACGCGTCGTCGGGAATCAACAAGGACTGCACAGCGGCGACCGAGCGATCGACCAATCGAACCGACGGGAAACCGGCCATCTGTGCCGACTGCAGAACACTGCGCCGGTGCAACTGGTCGTAACTGGCGGGGATGGTGATCGCGGTTGCCAGTGGCCCCGGACTGCCCGGCCACGCATTGAAGCGAATTTTCCGAAGCAAGATCGCAACCAGGACTTCCGGCGGACAAGATCGGCCAATCACTTTGCGATCCATCAATGGCTTGCCGATGTACATGGGCAGACAATGGACTAACGATTTGGGCGACTCGCTCCGCCGCTGGATCGCATCTTGGCCAAAGATCAATCGATCTTCGTCACTGGCAATCGCCATGCGAAACAAGGGGCGATCATCCCCACCGGCTGGCAACGGGTTTACGCCGCCAAGCGGGGACGCGGCGGCCGTTGCCGAATAGAACATGCCATAGTCGATCGCGAACACCTTGGACGATGCTCCGGACGTTGAACCGCCCGATTGAGTCGATCCGCCGCCGAAGGTAGACGAATCGTGGTTCGCAATCCGGTTGGCGAATTCGGTCATCCAGACGGGTGCATCGACCTGGTTGGCGTATTGGCCCAAATCATCGATGACTTCGTCCAACGATGCGTATCGTTCGTCAGGCTTTTTGGCCATCATCCGCGAAAAGATATGAGCGAATCGAAGATCGACGTCGCCGCGTGCCTGCATCAGATCGGGAATTTCCCCGTGCCGGTGGCCGTAGACTTGGTCCAAGTATTCGCCAGTGAACGGCGGACTAGCCGTCAACAAAAAATACATCGTCGCACCGAGCGAATAGATGTCGCTGCGTGCATCGGCTTGGTCGGGATCTTCCAGTTGTTCCGGTGACATGAAAGGTAGAGTTCCGACCAAACGCCCCTTCGAACTCGGTTCGGCTGATTCTTTGGCCGACGCTTTCCCGGACGGCGAGTAGTATTCGGCCGCATTGATTCGGGCCAACCCCAGGTCCAATACTTTGATCGTCCCATCGGACGCACGCATCAAGTTGCCAGGTTTGACGTCCCGGTGGATGATGCCAGCACGGTGGGCGTGCAATAGTCCCAAAGCGGCCTGACGAATGATCGCCGCCGCCTCGCCCACGCCTAGCGGACCACGTGTTGCAACCCAACGCGTCAGCGTCATGCCGTCCACGAATTCCATCGCCAGATAGTGAATCCCCTGCTCGGATTCGCCGGCATCAAATGCGGTCACAATGTTGGGATGCATCAAACGCGATGCGGCCAGCACTTCGGCATAAAATCGCTGGACCGCCGTCACCTCCTTCATCCGTTTGATCGGCAGCATCTTGATCGCCACCAACCGCTGCATCCGCGTGTGCTCGGCCAAATAGACGTTGCCCATGCCGCCGGATCCAATCAATTTTTGGATCACGTACCCGCCGATTTGCTTGGGCACGTCGTCATCCACCTGAGGCGACGAAGCCATGGAAAAATCCAACGAATCGGAATCAGCCATAAAACTGCCAAAAGCCCGCGTGGGCTCGTCCGTGATCGGCAAATTCTCGCTCGACGAAGATCCTTGGTCGGAGGATTCGAAATTTTCGATCGTCGGATCCCCGTCGATCGATGAAAGGTTCGCGACGGATGAAAGGTCTTCCGAAGATGAAACATCCTGATCCGCTGCACCGGGCGCAGGGGAATCGGACGCAGGCGAATCGGACGCTGGGGAATCGGGTTCCGAGGAACCGGGCGCCGGTGAATCCTGGCCCGGCAGCGACATGCCATCCGACAGGGGTTTCGACGGTTTCGCGCCAAGCGACGTTTTCTCGCCAAACGACTGGTGTTCTTCGGAGGACAAAGCGTGTCGATAAGTTTCAGGTGAAAGAGAGACAAGATTTTGGTCTGAAAAACATCCCGCGTTCTCATCATGCGTGCCTTCGCTATGATACTGCACAGAATCAACCCAGGCGTCGCATTTCTCGCTTCGCCCCTGCCCACGCCAGTTCCTTTGGTCCCATGAAGCTTCGAATCGCGACCCGACAAAGCCCGCTAGCACTGTGGCAAGCCGAGCACGTAGCGGCCCGTTTGGCCGACGCGGGCTTCGAATCCGTGTTGGTGCCAATGGTCAGCAGCGGGGATACCGACATGCGTCCGATTGATGGCACCCGCCAAGTCGGCTTATTCACCAAAAGGATCCAACAGGCCTTGTTGGACGACGAAGCCGACGTGGCGGTCCATTCGCTGAAAGATCTGCCCACCGAGGTCAACGAACAATTGGCCCTGGCCGCCGTGCCGCCGCGCGAGACCGTCGCCGATTGCTTGGTTTCCAAATCGGGCATGACATTATCGGACGTTCCCCAGGGTGGCCGAGTGGGGACGGGCAGCCGCCGCCGCGCAGCCCAATTGCTAAGCCGACGTCCCGACCTGCGCGTCGAATCGATCCGCGGCAATGTGCAGACACGACTCAGCAAGTTGGACGTGGCCGAGGAAGGCGCCGACGGCCCATTCGATGCCATCGTGTTGGCCGACGCTGGCCTGGTGCGATTGAAGATGCAAGACCTGCCGCGTTACCACTTTACCTTTGACGAGATGCTGCCCGCGCCCGGGCAGGGTGCACTGGGGATCGAAGTCCGATCGGCCGACGCTGAATCACACGCCGCCATTGCAACCTTGGATGACATCGAAACGCGAGCGTCGGTGACGGCCGAGCGAACTCTGTTGGCGTCGCTGCACGGTGGCTGTCTGGCTCCCATCGCAGCGTATGCAAATGTCGCTGGCGGCAAGCTGCGACTGTCGGCCGTCGCCCTTAGCCCCGATGGCAAGAATCGCATCGACGAGTCGGCCGAGATCGATTTCGAATCGGACCTGGCCGCGGCGATCGAATTGGCCACGAAGGTGTCTGATAAAATGATCGCGGCCGGAGCGATCGAAATGGTCCGCGGCTAACGCACGCTGGAACCGTCAGGGCCGCTGGTGGACTCCGACGAAAATGTTGGTGGGGAGGCAATTCTGGCGAATCCCACTACGTTGAGGTCCGGCGGTTCGAAGCCACCGCACAACCATGACGCCTAACGATTTACGCCGGGTCTTTTAGCTTTTCAAGGCGTGCGGCTTCCCTGCGGACCTGTTGGGCGGTGGCCGGAAGATACGACATCCCTTCCACCCATTGGGTTAACGTGTATTCCAACTGCCGCGAACCCGGCTGGTACAAACTCCCCAGCTTGGCTTGCAGAAAGTCGTCACGCCATTGTTCACGACTGGCGACGGTTACGAACAATCCACCGTCCCTGATCTGTTCGATCATCTGTCGTGTGAAGAGGTCAACATATCGATCGGCTCGATTTCTTTCGATCCAGTAACGGTGCGCCCGCCCATCTAGCATTTTCACGCCTCCGAACGAGTTCCACAGGTGTCCGAAGCCGACCGTGTTCCAACCGTGCTGATACCGCCGCCACTCATGAATCACCGCGATCCGGCGTGAACGACGCCGCAGATCATCCGAGGGAATCATATCTACCAGCGGCTTGTCGCTGACCAGCGATTTCATCGTCGGATCGGCATTCAAAGCGTGCAGCGCCAATCGCTCGGCTGGTTCCGCGATTCGGACCAATCCAATCAAGCCTTCCTGACCGTCCAAGACAAGTTGCCGAACCTCTCGCGACCATTTCAACAACACCTCCGTCGCCAACTGCCGATTGACGACGGCTCGCATGACTGCATCCTGCGTGGTTTGACCATCACCGGAATCCTCCGTCGTCGCGCCAGCGGGGCGAGCCCCCACCGAGTCAGCAAGTTCGGTGATGGCAGAATCGAGATCGGCGATGGCGGAATCAAGTTCCATCCCCATTGCATCGCTATTCTGATCCTCTTCGCCCAGTGCGACGGACAAACCAAGGTTCAAGGACGCCAAACTCACTAGCCCCCTCAGTTCGGAAAATCCGACATGAAAGCCAATCGTTTCCGCGTCATCGAGCTCTAGCCTCAGCCGATCCGTGATCTGAGGGCGAATGTGAGTCCCAGCGGTTATCGGGCTCATCGCTTCGAAAGAGATCGCGCGTGATATCGGAAGGTCGTAGCTAAGGCCTTGTCGAGGATTTTTTGCCGCTGGGATCGATTCCGCCAACATGCTCCGGCGCCAACCGTCCATCTGCATCGGTGTCGTCACCCACCGGGACGCCATCACGATCAGGATCGGCAGTGCCGCGGCTGCCACCGTCCAAGCGACCACGCGGACGTGAAAGCCACGGTCCATTCGCCCGTCCAACCAACGTCCAATCAAACGCCACGATGCGAATAGCAACACCGGCGGCACCGCCAACATGGCCCATTGATATCCCACGTAGCCCGTCAAAAATATGACGGTCATCATCAGCGAAATCATCGCGAACGCGGGCGTCGCAAAGAACGACAATACTGGCCGTTTGACCCACAACGAAACCAGTTGTCCGCAACCATAAAACGCAAACCACCAAGCAACCGAAATCGGTTCCATGTCGCCCATCCGTTGGGGTCCATCCTGGCTTTGCTGAGTGACAAATACCATCGCGATCAAGAACAACGCCGGTACCAACGTCGGAATGATCCGCGTCAACCAGATTTGTGATTTAGAAATTCCGCGATCGGCAAAGAAGGCACATTGGCGGCGAACCGAGTCACCATAAAAGGTGAGCGCCCCCAACCACATCAATGCTAAAGTCGTCACCGGTATCGCCAGCTCGGCCATGGCGTGCATGGGCCGGAAATAGTTTCGTGAAGTTGACATCACACACAACACGAAGACGATGACGACCATCGGCAATACAGCCAATTGGACCTGTCGCCATTGTTGCCAAAGCAGTGCGAAAATCGGCGAAGGTCGATACAGCCCAACAACAGCCATTGGCGGCGGACGATAGGCTTCGGCTGTGACAACAGCGCCCATCGGATTCGAGAGAGTCTTTTCGGTGTCCAACAAACGCCGGCGAGCCAACCATCGCTGCAACACAAACAGCCCAGCCAAAAACGCCATCCCCACCGCAATTAGCCGCCACCACTGCCACGCCGGGGCCGTCATGTCGGCCAACGAATTTGCGTAGCGGTCGTCCATCAAAATGGTTGCGATCACGACGATCACGTACCACGTGATCGAAACGATCGGCAGCAATGCCACCAGCGCCGCTACCGGTGATCGCAATGCATACGAACTGGCAAATCCAATCAGCAGCAACGTGGCACTAAAGAACATCGCTTGCAAAACCCCGGTCATCGTCAACATGCCGGGGAACGCCCGTGCAACATGCTGGTCAGAGTGAGGCAACGCCCATATGCAGATCCACAAAGAACAGGACGCCAACAACCAAGCACCGGCAACGGCCAGTGCCGAGACCAAGAGCTTCGAGTCCGCAATCAGCTGCCATCGAAGCGGCAGAGTTCGCAGCCAGCGAAACGTGCCTGTTTCTTCTTCGGTACCGATCAACATCGCCGGGGCGCCGATGGCGACTAGATTGGGCAGCAACACCCACATCATCACGGCAATCACCATCGCCGCACGGCCGCCGTCATCGCTGGTCGCAGAGACGAAGGCAACCAACAGTGGAGCAGCAAGAATTGCGATCCCGATGGCCAGCAACAACGGCTTGATCATCAAACCGTCTTTCCAAACCAGCCGTTGCCAAATTCGTTGTGTGTTCATCGTACCCATGCCAAGACAAGTAAACCGCAGACCGCAAACGCCAAAATCCGTCAACCCAATCGCGTCGGGCTAACGATGCAGCGAATGGTCCGTGATAGAGCGTGCAGGGACTGTTTGACCAGCAACCGCATGCTCGGATGTCCCCCGACGATCGTTCGGTCCATTCATGCCCGGACCAATCGCATCTGAGTTCAGCGCTGCGGGCCGGACGGCGCGGTCGTCACAAACCGCGACAAAAATTTCTTCTAGCGTTGCCGGTACCGCCACGGCATCGGTCACACCGCTATCGGGACCGTAGAACGCACGCCAATCGTCCGACAAGTCCGACACGACCCATCGCATCTGACGCCCATTGCGTGATTCGCACAGCACGTTGCCCGCGGGCACGGCAACCGTTGTACTGGCGTGATCCAACGTTGCCGTCACGATCAACGTCCTGGCCCGCAACGTTTCCAACGGCTCGCATACTTTCAACATCCCCTTGTGGACGATCGCGACCCAGTCTGCGACACGCTCCACCTCGCTGATCTGGTGGCTCGACAGCAGCACGGTTCGGCCCAGCGCCGCCCGATCGACCATCGATTCCAAGAACTGACGCCGCACCATCGGGTCCAAACCGCTGGTCGGTTCGTCCAAAATCAGAAGCTTGGGGTCATGTGCGGTCGCAAGCGCTAGGGCGACTTTCGCTCGCTGGCCTTTGCTCATGTTCTTTAGCCGAACGCCCGTCGGAACATCAAACGCCGCCAACAACTCCAGATACCGCAGCGGAAACGCGTCGTCGTAAAACGCCGATGTGAACCAACCGATTTCCTCTGCCTTCATCCAGTCGTATAGCGCCGGTGCATCCGACACATAGCCGATCGATTGCCGGATTTGCATCGCACCATCGGACGCCGAGTGGCCCAGCACCGTGGCGCTCCCCGAATCGGGCTGAACAAAGCCGGTCAGGATGCGAATCATCGTCGTCTTCCCCGCCCCGTTCTCGCCAAGCAGCGCGAACACGACACCCTCGGGCACTTCCAGCGACAAGTGATCCAGTGCCTGAGTGCGACCGTACCGTTTGCAGACATTTCGAAGCGAGATGATGGAGTCAGACATAGGACTAGTCCCTCGAGAACGCGTGGTTTGGTGATAAGTTTGGTGAGTTGGCAAAGACGCTGCGTCGCACCTATCCACTGGATCCGGATGCCGAATCATCCGGCGACGGCGACTGGCCGCCGGACGCTGAATCGGATCCGTTTTCAGATGCAACCGGCGCCGAACTTCCCGACTGCTTGGCCAGTTCCAGCTCGAAGATTGTCCGCAGATCGTCCGCCGTCATGCCGCCGGACAACGCATCCGCCATCGCACGACGCACGGCATCGGCGACCAAGGAATTGCGAGCCTTGGTGCAGCGAGTGATCGCATCGCGGCGGACAATCATGCCTCGCCCCCGCAGCGGCTCTAGCACCAAGTCACTCTGCAGCTCGGTATAGGCCCGTGCGATCGTGTTCGGGTTGATGGCCAAGTCACTCGCCAACTGCCGAACACTTGGCACCATCTGGCCACCCACCAAGACACCGTCGGCGACCGCCAACTTCACTTGCCGGACGATCTGTTCGTAAATGGCGACGTCGCCAGAAGGATCAATTGAAAAAAACATTCGCACCACTCGCCGTAAGAGACCCGTGTACTGCCGTAATAGTACAGCAGCTCTAGCCGAGTGTCAAGACTTTGCGGCTCGTATATCCGGCCGGCAGTTACGTTGCGTTCGTAGTACCGGCTTCAGCCGGCTTCGGTAGCCCCGACGATCAGGCTCGATTCCGCCTAAAGTCGGTACTACAAACGGTGCGGATGGACTTTCCGTCCAAGCAAAAAGAAACCTCTCCGGGATTACCGGAGAGGCTTCGAAATTCATCAGGGATTGACCGCCGCGGAATCAACGGCGGCGGTCTGGATCCCAAATCACGCAATACCAGCGGATCAGTTGCCGGGGAATCCGGCGCCTGGGTTACCGAACGAAGGCATCTGCATGCTAGGGCCACCGGTCGATGGTGGTCCGGCAGGAGTTGATGAACCAAACAGGTCTTCGCGTTTGATCCGCAACTGCGAATAGGTGCCTTCGGGAATGACGTAGTACCAGTCAGCGAATCGTTCGTTCAGTTCACGCACCCTGCGCTGAGCCGCTTCAAGTTGATCTTTCCGTGCATCCAACTTGCGTTGGTTTTCTTTCGTAATCTTCTCTTGTTCGGCTTCCAAACGTTCTTGAAGCTCTTCTTGCGTTAACTGTTGATCATCCGCCTTGGCGTCCGCATCATCGGCTTTTTGCTCTGGTGCATCGGCCGGCTTCGCATCATCGTTCTCTGCGTCAGGATCATCTTCAGTACCATCCTGCGCCTGACCGGTTCCCGATGCCTCGCCTTCGCCAGCGGTTTCGGTTTCGCCCGACTTCTCTACGGCTTCTTCGCCGGCTTCTGTGCCCGCATCGCCGGAAGTCGGTTCCGCCTCCGACGGCTGATCAGACTCCTGTGGTTTGTCCGATTCGGCTGGCATGTCTTCAGCGGCTTCTTCGGCAGCCGGCTCGTCACCGCCCTGCTCTTCTTCGCTAACGTCTTCCTTTTCGGTTTCAGCGGGTTCCTCGGTTTCAGCAGGCTCCTCTGCTGCCTCTTCCTTCATCTCGGCCTCTTCGGCGGCAGGCTCGGCTTTGGTTGCTTCCTCGCTGGCGGGTTCGTCGACCTCCGCGGCAGGTTCATCGATTTTGGGCGGGTTCAGCATCGCATCGAGTTCTTCTAGAGTTTGCGGGATCGCCCGCAGTTCTGGCACGGGGAACTTCGATTCGTCGACCATGGTGGTGACGAACAGGTAGCGATTGACACCACTATCGGATGCTGTTTCGCTGCCTTCGGCGTCGCCGTCCTCGGTTCCAGCATCTTCGCCGGACCCGACACCTGCGATGTTGCCGAAGCGGATCAGATACTTGACGCCGTCCTTCAACGACACGCTCAGTTCGCCGTTAGCCGACAGAATTTCTGCTTGGCCATCGGCACCTGCTTCGATCGGATAGAAACCACGCTGAGCCAAGGATGCGATTGCATCTTGGTTGGACAGCAAGTCAGCACTGGCTTTTAGCGTTGCGCTAACGCCCTCTGGCTTGCGGAACACGTTGACAATTTTCAAGTCATCCAATGCATTCTTCAGCTCGTTCAGCTTGGTCTTGTTCAGCTCTTTGCCAGCCGGGATTTCGACGTTCTTGCCTTCCACTCGCGGGTCGTTGGGATCAAATTCCTGCAGCGAAGCCAGTTCATACTGAGCCCCATCCAATTTGATATCGGCGGTATATTGGCGGCTAAGCGAGATGCCTCGCTGGCCCAACGTCGCGGTGTAGTCCTTGATCTGCAGACTGTCGATGTCGATGCTGCTTAGCTGCAGCAAGTCGTCTTCGATCCAGTCGCGGAAGTTGGTGGTCAACGGTGATTCGTCGAACTTCACGACGTAGACCGGATCCTGGTTCGGAATGCGCACATACCGTTTGGTGGGATCGTCTTTCAGTGCGTCCCCGATGATCAACGACGCCAAGACTTCCTGGGCTTCGTTTTTGAAGGTCACCAATCGACCGACGCCTTCGTCACCGACTTCTAGATCTTCGAGCGCCGGTTCGGCGACGCCCAGATCGTCATGGTCTTCGGCGTTTTCGGTTTGGATATCCAAAATCTTGACGCCCACCAGCGCGTTGGCCGCATCCTTCATCTGTTCGATCGCGTCGGCCGGGTAGCCTTCGCGTGAAGGGATCGTCCACAAGCCTGATTCGCGGTCCTTGCGGACTTCGAACGTGTCCAAAGTGCCTTGGGTTTCGTCGAACGTGACGACCTTCATGCTGGCCGCAGCCAACGGATCGGTAAACGTTTCGAACAGCATCTGACCAGCTTCGTTATCCGCTTGGGTAACGGGCCGGGGCCAAGCGACCAAAGCAGCGACGCCAGCGACAACAGCCGCAGCGCCCCAGAACAGTCCAGTTTTCTTGCCTTCGTTCATTGGGAAAGATTTTAGGTTTAAGGTATTAGGCGTTAGGTAAAACAACGGTGGCTTTGGGATCGGGCGTTGGTTTTGATTGAAAACCAAACGCCGAATCCGTAACACCTACTTCAATCGGCTCTTGCTGATGTTTTCGCGTTCTCGCAGTCGCCGAGCGGCGAACACGATCACGCCAACCACCAACGGTGGGATGCATGGCAGGGTGACCGCAGCGGCTTTGACCTTGTTCTGAATCTTGGTCACTTCGTCGGCTGCGGCTCGTTCGATATCACGCACTTTCAGTTCGCGATCCCGTTCCAGTTTGGTTCGCTTGACGTCCAGTTTGCGTTGTTCCAGTTCCTGTTGGGTTTGGAACGTTTGCAACTTGGCCTGCAATTCGGCACGCGAAACATTGCCATCGGCGTTCTGTTTCTGCAGCTTCTCGACCTCTTCTTGCAGTTCCTTCATGCGAGCCTGCTGAGCCTCTTGGGCATCGCGGATCGCAGCATCGTATTCCGTCTGGAAATCTTTACTGCCATTGCGAACCGCGGTGCGAGCCTCTTCCTTGACCGAGTCGATCATGCGTAGGGAAGCAAAGATCGGCTCGTGCTTACGAACTTCGATGAAATCGTACTGGCCGGTCAGCCAGTCGATACAGTTCAGCACGAAGGTAACGTTTTGAAACTGGAACCGTGCCTCGGTGACAACGTTCGGATCCGCTCGGATCATCAGGAACTCGGGCAACATCATGTCCGTGTCGGCCACGTACACCGCTTTGATCCCCGGCGCGTTGGTGTCCGGTTTGGACTGCTGCTCGGCTGGGTCTGCCGCACCGTCCTCGCCTTCGCCTTCGGCCTGTTCTGCGTCGTCGGCGGCCGCACGCGTGGCGCCTTCGATCGCCATCGCGATGGGGATCGATGGTTTGATGCCCTTGGTTTCGCGAGCCACCGTGGTCTGACCGGTCATGATCTGCTGCATCTTGGTGCCGTCGATCAAACCGCTAAGTCCACCGGTTTGTAGCAGCGGCGTGTGCTTCAGCGGCGATCCGGCCTTGGCCAACACGGCACCAGCGACAATCCCTAGCACCTCTTGCATGCCCGACGTGATTGGGTTGTCTTGGCTTAACGCCATTCCCATTTCGGCACCTGGTGCCTCTTCGTCGATAAAGATCCATAGCTCGTTAGCCTGGTCGTCCAGGGTCGGGTACGGATTGTGTTGTTGCCACACCAAATCAGGCGTGTACATCTCTTGCATGCCGGCGCGTCCTGGGATCTCGACGCCTAGCAGGTCCCACAACTGGCGAATGTCGGCCTTCGGTTGTGGTCCACCACCGCCACCAAACATGCCGCCGGGAGCCTGTTTCGGCGACCCCGTCGGTGTGATGTAGCCTGCACCGACCGGCGCGGGATCTTCAAAGATCGCCACTGGCACACCGGCTCGGATGGCTTCCAGCAAACGGTCGAACTGTGGCGGTGCCAACGAAGATGGCTGGACGCACAGCAAAGCGGCGTAGACATCCGGCGACACCGGCGAATTCAAATCGACTTCTTCGACTTCGTATTGCTTGCCAAGTTCGTCCATCAACGGGTGACGGGGAACCTGTTGCATCGACATGCCGCTCATCACGGTTCCGCCGGTCAAGCGAGCGTCGGTTGCGACGATCCCCAGTCGTTGGCGAGCCCCGGAAGCGACCGTGTTGATCGAACGAACCAGTTCGTATTCCACCGGGATGCCGTATTCGAAGATTGGCACGGTGACCTTTTCTAGACCGGACTTGAATGCCGCCCCCATGATCAATTGTTTCTGCTGGGACGCACCTCGTTCCTTGACCATCCGCGTTTGCGGCGCGATCCCGAAACGTTCTTCGGCTAGCGCGGCTTCGTCCGAAAACAGTTCGATGTCGTCATACAGATTGACGGTAATCTCGCGTCCACGGGCGGCCGCTTCGCTGCGGAATTCCTTCAACA
Protein-coding regions in this window:
- a CDS encoding protein kinase domain-containing protein, with the translated sequence MSSEEHQSFGEKTSLGAKPSKPLSDGMSLPGQDSPAPGSSEPDSPASDSPASDSPAPGAADQDVSSSEDLSSVANLSSIDGDPTIENFESSDQGSSSSENLPITDEPTRAFGSFMADSDSLDFSMASSPQVDDDVPKQIGGYVIQKLIGSGGMGNVYLAEHTRMQRLVAIKMLPIKRMKEVTAVQRFYAEVLAASRLMHPNIVTAFDAGESEQGIHYLAMEFVDGMTLTRWVATRGPLGVGEAAAIIRQAALGLLHAHRAGIIHRDVKPGNLMRASDGTIKVLDLGLARINAAEYYSPSGKASAKESAEPSSKGRLVGTLPFMSPEQLEDPDQADARSDIYSLGATMYFLLTASPPFTGEYLDQVYGHRHGEIPDLMQARGDVDLRFAHIFSRMMAKKPDERYASLDEVIDDLGQYANQVDAPVWMTEFANRIANHDSSTFGGGSTQSGGSTSGASSKVFAIDYGMFYSATAAASPLGGVNPLPAGGDDRPLFRMAIASDEDRLIFGQDAIQRRSESPKSLVHCLPMYIGKPLMDRKVIGRSCPPEVLVAILLRKIRFNAWPGSPGPLATAITIPASYDQLHRRSVLQSAQMAGFPSVRLVDRSVAAVQSLLIPDDASLPGGFADRSLDLGDAQKEQTVLFVGVSGQSLEVAVMRRDSVRLHQLATAGHWHQGSLPWLHRLVDLAADAFTNQFGFDPRQSSRTAASLQIGCEKAMNSLLLSPTATIKLVAPKSRRLQLVKPGTELSVTVTRSQWLQNCEGLIAGILIAVRKACAQASVSMKDIDISVTMGAILRIGEVRDAVMAGLRSDAVRRTVERADVARGAAACLAAELPGRGDVIGPPRGVTSQAIGIVIEDAKRRRRILPIIPKGTSLPARTNRRLTISANRKSMTLSLVESSGVNGHDWHSLGRYEITAGESSDQQVLTSRMIGFEINVNGCLSVRAQTPGVAASTKLPPLPASTITEESMAEWTKWIASLV
- the hemC gene encoding hydroxymethylbilane synthase; this encodes MKLRIATRQSPLALWQAEHVAARLADAGFESVLVPMVSSGDTDMRPIDGTRQVGLFTKRIQQALLDDEADVAVHSLKDLPTEVNEQLALAAVPPRETVADCLVSKSGMTLSDVPQGGRVGTGSRRRAAQLLSRRPDLRVESIRGNVQTRLSKLDVAEEGADGPFDAIVLADAGLVRLKMQDLPRYHFTFDEMLPAPGQGALGIEVRSADAESHAAIATLDDIETRASVTAERTLLASLHGGCLAPIAAYANVAGGKLRLSAVALSPDGKNRIDESAEIDFESDLAAAIELATKVSDKMIAAGAIEMVRG
- a CDS encoding ABC transporter permease, encoding MNTQRIWQRLVWKDGLMIKPLLLAIGIAILAAPLLVAFVSATSDDGGRAAMVIAVMMWVLLPNLVAIGAPAMLIGTEEETGTFRWLRTLPLRWQLIADSKLLVSALAVAGAWLLASCSLWICIWALPHSDQHVARAFPGMLTMTGVLQAMFFSATLLLIGFASSYALRSPVAALVALLPIVSITWYVIVVIATILMDDRYANSLADMTAPAWQWWRLIAVGMAFLAGLFVLQRWLARRRLLDTEKTLSNPMGAVVTAEAYRPPPMAVVGLYRPSPIFALLWQQWRQVQLAVLPMVVIVFVLCVMSTSRNYFRPMHAMAELAIPVTTLALMWLGALTFYGDSVRRQCAFFADRGISKSQIWLTRIIPTLVPALFLIAMVFVTQQSQDGPQRMGDMEPISVAWWFAFYGCGQLVSLWVKRPVLSFFATPAFAMISLMMTVIFLTGYVGYQWAMLAVPPVLLFASWRLIGRWLDGRMDRGFHVRVVAWTVAAAALPILIVMASRWVTTPMQMDGWRRSMLAESIPAAKNPRQGLSYDLPISRAISFEAMSPITAGTHIRPQITDRLRLELDDAETIGFHVGFSELRGLVSLASLNLGLSVALGEEDQNSDAMGMELDSAIADLDSAITELADSVGARPAGATTEDSGDGQTTQDAVMRAVVNRQLATEVLLKWSREVRQLVLDGQEGLIGLVRIAEPAERLALHALNADPTMKSLVSDKPLVDMIPSDDLRRRSRRIAVIHEWRRYQHGWNTVGFGHLWNSFGGVKMLDGRAHRYWIERNRADRYVDLFTRQMIEQIRDGGLFVTVASREQWRDDFLQAKLGSLYQPGSRQLEYTLTQWVEGMSYLPATAQQVRREAARLEKLKDPA
- a CDS encoding ABC transporter ATP-binding protein gives rise to the protein MSDSIISLRNVCKRYGRTQALDHLSLEVPEGVVFALLGENGAGKTTMIRILTGFVQPDSGSATVLGHSASDGAMQIRQSIGYVSDAPALYDWMKAEEIGWFTSAFYDDAFPLRYLELLAAFDVPTGVRLKNMSKGQRAKVALALATAHDPKLLILDEPTSGLDPMVRRQFLESMVDRAALGRTVLLSSHQISEVERVADWVAIVHKGMLKVCEPLETLRARTLIVTATLDHASTTVAVPAGNVLCESRNGRQMRWVVSDLSDDWRAFYGPDSGVTDAVAVPATLEEIFVAVCDDRAVRPAALNSDAIGPGMNGPNDRRGTSEHAVAGQTVPARSITDHSLHR
- a CDS encoding GntR family transcriptional regulator, with product MFFSIDPSGDVAIYEQIVRQVKLAVADGVLVGGQMVPSVRQLASDLAINPNTIARAYTELQSDLVLEPLRGRGMIVRRDAITRCTKARNSLVADAVRRAMADALSGGMTADDLRTIFELELAKQSGSSAPVASENGSDSASGGQSPSPDDSASGSSG
- a CDS encoding DUF4340 domain-containing protein → MNEGKKTGLFWGAAAVVAGVAALVAWPRPVTQADNEAGQMLFETFTDPLAAASMKVVTFDETQGTLDTFEVRKDRESGLWTIPSREGYPADAIEQMKDAANALVGVKILDIQTENAEDHDDLGVAEPALEDLEVGDEGVGRLVTFKNEAQEVLASLIIGDALKDDPTKRYVRIPNQDPVYVVKFDESPLTTNFRDWIEDDLLQLSSIDIDSLQIKDYTATLGQRGISLSRQYTADIKLDGAQYELASLQEFDPNDPRVEGKNVEIPAGKELNKTKLNELKNALDDLKIVNVFRKPEGVSATLKASADLLSNQDAIASLAQRGFYPIEAGADGQAEILSANGELSVSLKDGVKYLIRFGNIAGVGSGEDAGTEDGDAEGSETASDSGVNRYLFVTTMVDESKFPVPELRAIPQTLEELDAMLNPPKIDEPAAEVDEPASEEATKAEPAAEEAEMKEEAAEEPAETEEPAETEKEDVSEEEQGGDEPAAEEAAEDMPAESDKPQESDQPSEAEPTSGDAGTEAGEEAVEKSGETETAGEGEASGTGQAQDGTEDDPDAENDDAKPADAPEQKADDADAKADDQQLTQEELQERLEAEQEKITKENQRKLDARKDQLEAAQRRVRELNERFADWYYVIPEGTYSQLRIKREDLFGSSTPAGPPSTGGPSMQMPSFGNPGAGFPGN